A genome region from Variovorax paradoxus includes the following:
- a CDS encoding GFA family protein, with product MLSGRCLCGAVRYEVADAFAYALNCHCTDCRRATGSAFKPFAGIERGRLSITQGEDRVKVYGQPDAGDIHCEHCGSLLWSVVRDGQFVHVTLGTLTDPPAIRPGAHIFVGSKAPWFTIADDLPQYQGHVSDG from the coding sequence ATGCTTTCCGGCAGGTGCCTGTGCGGCGCCGTCCGCTACGAAGTGGCCGACGCCTTCGCCTACGCGCTGAACTGCCACTGCACGGACTGCCGGCGCGCGACGGGCTCGGCCTTCAAGCCTTTCGCCGGCATCGAACGCGGCAGGCTCTCGATCACGCAGGGCGAGGACCGGGTGAAGGTGTACGGCCAGCCGGACGCAGGCGACATCCACTGCGAACATTGCGGCTCGCTGCTCTGGTCCGTGGTGCGCGACGGGCAGTTCGTGCACGTCACGCTGGGCACGCTGACCGACCCGCCGGCGATCCGGCCGGGCGCGCACATCTTCGTGGGCTCGAAGGCGCCATGGTTCACGATCGCGGACGACCTGCCCCAGTACCAGGGGCACGTCAGCGACGGCTGA
- a CDS encoding YebC/PmpR family DNA-binding transcriptional regulator, with protein sequence MGAQWKAKHKDLAANAKGRLFGKLAKEIMMAARNGADPAGNSRLRLVVEQARKVSMPKDTLDRAIKKGAGLTGESVHFEHVIYEGFAPHRVPVMVECLTDNVNRTAPEMRVLFRKGQLGTSGSVSWDFDHVGMIEAEPAKPDADAEMAAIEAGAQDFEPATEDHPVVFLTDATDLDLVSRALPAQGFTVLSAKLGYKPKNPVDPASLSAADLEEVETFLAAIDANDDVQNVFVGLAG encoded by the coding sequence ATGGGCGCCCAATGGAAAGCGAAACACAAGGATCTGGCGGCCAATGCCAAGGGCCGGCTGTTCGGCAAGCTCGCCAAGGAAATCATGATGGCCGCGCGCAACGGCGCCGATCCGGCTGGCAACTCGCGCCTTCGCCTCGTGGTGGAGCAGGCCCGCAAGGTCTCGATGCCCAAGGACACGCTCGACCGCGCCATCAAGAAAGGCGCCGGCCTCACCGGTGAATCGGTGCATTTCGAGCACGTGATCTACGAAGGCTTCGCGCCGCACCGCGTGCCGGTGATGGTCGAGTGCCTGACCGACAACGTGAACCGCACCGCGCCCGAAATGCGCGTGCTGTTCCGCAAGGGCCAGCTGGGCACCTCGGGCTCGGTGTCGTGGGACTTCGACCACGTCGGCATGATCGAGGCCGAACCCGCCAAACCCGATGCCGACGCCGAAATGGCCGCCATCGAAGCCGGCGCCCAGGACTTCGAGCCGGCCACCGAAGACCATCCCGTGGTCTTCCTCACCGACGCCACCGACCTCGACCTGGTGAGCCGCGCGCTGCCGGCGCAGGGCTTCACCGTGCTGTCGGCCAAGCTGGGCTACAAGCCCAAGAACCCGGTCGACCCGGCCAGCCTGAGCGCGGCGGACCTGGAAGAGGTCGAGACCTTCCTGGCCGCCATCGACGCGAACGACGACGTGCAGAACGTGTTCGTCGGCCTCGCAGGCTGA
- a CDS encoding isocitrate lyase/PEP mutase family protein, whose protein sequence is MRSDDASRQADIFHRLHAGPGPLVLVNAWDAVSARVVERAGATAIGTTSAAMAWTLGYADGERMPAEELVAGCARICRVARVPVSVDIERGFGDSAQAVAGVAARLVGMGVAGINIEDGTVPGTSDLAPPEVLCARIAAIRRLDDRFFINARTDAYFVPWDDPAARFEEALRRARLYAEAGADGIFVPGMTHPEEIARLSDAVKLPLNVYAGYAGAPPAEALARAGARRISLGCGPLQSALGLVGRIAAEAFAQGRFGAMGEGMLSVGELNGLFATAP, encoded by the coding sequence ATGCGATCCGACGACGCCTCACGCCAAGCCGACATCTTCCACCGCCTGCATGCAGGCCCCGGGCCGCTGGTGCTGGTCAATGCATGGGACGCGGTGAGCGCCCGCGTCGTCGAGCGCGCCGGGGCGACGGCCATCGGCACCACCAGCGCGGCCATGGCCTGGACGCTCGGCTACGCGGACGGCGAGCGCATGCCGGCCGAGGAGCTGGTCGCAGGCTGCGCCCGCATCTGCCGCGTGGCACGGGTGCCGGTGAGCGTGGACATCGAGCGCGGCTTCGGCGACAGCGCGCAGGCCGTGGCGGGCGTGGCGGCGCGGCTCGTCGGCATGGGCGTGGCCGGCATCAACATCGAGGACGGCACGGTGCCCGGCACGTCGGACCTGGCGCCGCCGGAGGTGCTGTGCGCGCGCATCGCCGCCATCCGGAGGCTGGACGACCGCTTCTTCATCAACGCGCGCACCGACGCCTACTTCGTGCCCTGGGACGACCCGGCGGCGCGCTTCGAGGAGGCGCTGCGCCGCGCGCGGCTGTACGCGGAGGCGGGCGCGGACGGCATCTTCGTGCCCGGCATGACCCACCCCGAGGAGATCGCCCGCCTGTCGGACGCGGTGAAGCTGCCGCTGAACGTGTACGCGGGCTACGCCGGGGCGCCGCCGGCCGAGGCGCTCGCACGCGCGGGCGCGCGGCGCATCAGCCTGGGCTGCGGGCCGCTGCAATCGGCGCTGGGGCTGGTCGGACGCATCGCCGCGGAGGCCTTCGCGCAGGGCAGGTTCGGAGCAATGGGCGAGGGGATGCTGTCGGTCGGCGAACTCAACGGGCTCTTCGCCACCGCGCCCTGA
- a CDS encoding energy-coupling factor ABC transporter ATP-binding protein, with the protein MPPPTPPQPGASSAPRSIRLEAVTLVRGNRRVFEGLTIALDESRIGLVGDNGAGKSSLFRLISGLDQPAQGRVTVHGCDTQADRKQLSRHVGLMFQNPDDQIIFPTVAEELAFSLTARGEARQTARQQAREFLAQRGLQDWAGRAVGELSQGQRQQVCLLALQISRPATLLLDEPFASLDLLSQARLAAQLDATDQQIVVSTHLLEHVHDFERVLWLDQGRVRADGPGREVCEAYSENVRERAAAERGRGA; encoded by the coding sequence TTGCCGCCGCCGACCCCGCCACAGCCCGGCGCTTCCAGCGCCCCCCGCAGCATCCGCCTCGAGGCGGTGACGCTGGTGCGCGGCAACCGGCGGGTGTTCGAAGGCCTCACGATCGCGCTGGACGAATCGCGCATCGGGCTGGTCGGCGACAACGGCGCGGGCAAGAGCAGCCTGTTCCGGCTGATCAGCGGGCTCGACCAGCCGGCGCAGGGGCGCGTCACGGTGCACGGCTGCGACACGCAGGCCGACCGCAAGCAGCTTTCCCGGCATGTGGGGCTGATGTTCCAGAACCCGGACGACCAGATCATCTTTCCGACCGTGGCCGAGGAACTCGCCTTCAGCCTCACGGCACGTGGCGAGGCGCGGCAGACGGCGCGGCAGCAGGCGCGCGAATTCCTCGCGCAGCGCGGGCTGCAGGACTGGGCCGGGCGCGCCGTGGGCGAGCTGAGCCAGGGCCAGCGCCAGCAGGTGTGCCTGCTGGCGCTGCAGATCAGCCGGCCCGCGACCCTGCTGCTCGACGAGCCTTTCGCCAGCCTCGACCTGCTGAGCCAGGCGCGGCTGGCCGCGCAGCTCGACGCGACCGACCAGCAGATCGTCGTGTCCACCCATCTGCTGGAGCACGTGCACGACTTCGAGCGCGTGCTGTGGCTCGATCAGGGTCGGGTGCGCGCGGACGGTCCGGGCCGCGAGGTGTGCGAGGCCTATTCGGAGAACGTGCGCGAGCGCGCGGCGGCCGAGCGGGGGCGCGGTGCGTAG
- a CDS encoding CbiQ family ECF transporter T component encodes MRSLYSEQPTWMHAMAAWLKLAVLSACGTLLVLVDRPAVLAAACAAALLLFASLGPPAWRRVRMLLGVAIAGGLIVGFHWAMGTTVLGAASALRLGSAATLALMLTLTTRFEDLLAVLEAVLHPLQRFGVPTERIALGLGLMLRFAENFYVQWQRLDDAYRARTGHGGGLRLLAPLTIRTLQTAERVADALAARLGR; translated from the coding sequence GTGCGTAGCCTCTACTCGGAGCAGCCCACCTGGATGCACGCGATGGCGGCATGGCTGAAGCTGGCGGTGCTGTCGGCGTGCGGCACGCTGCTGGTGCTGGTCGACCGCCCTGCGGTCCTGGCGGCGGCCTGCGCGGCGGCGCTGCTGCTGTTCGCGTCGCTCGGGCCGCCCGCATGGCGCCGCGTTCGCATGCTGCTCGGCGTGGCCATCGCGGGCGGGCTGATCGTCGGCTTCCACTGGGCCATGGGCACGACCGTGCTGGGCGCGGCCAGCGCATTGCGCCTCGGCAGCGCCGCCACGCTCGCGCTGATGCTCACGCTGACCACGCGCTTCGAGGACCTGCTGGCGGTGCTCGAGGCGGTGCTGCACCCGCTGCAGCGCTTCGGCGTTCCGACGGAGCGCATCGCGCTCGGCCTTGGCCTGATGCTGCGCTTCGCCGAGAATTTCTATGTGCAGTGGCAACGGCTGGACGATGCCTACCGGGCGCGCACGGGCCACGGCGGCGGCCTGCGGCTTCTTGCACCGCTCACCATCCGCACGCTGCAGACGGCCGAGCGCGTCGCCGATGCGCTGGCCGCGCGGCTCGGCCGCTGA
- a CDS encoding biotin transporter BioY, which produces MTTTGSLTSSRSLSYIALFAALMAVFGLIPKIDLPFGVPITLQSLGVMLAGCLLGPRRGFLAIALFLLAVALGLPLLPGGRGGLSVFVGPTSGFLFGWMFGAFTCGLLMRLAMRRMAGATGLPLLAAAFLSSLVGGIVVVYAVGIAGLAWIAHMSLSQAALAMLVFIPGDLIKCGVCAMLVQTVMRGLPGWRLDRD; this is translated from the coding sequence ATGACCACCACAGGCTCCCTCACTTCGTCCCGTTCGCTGTCCTACATCGCGCTGTTCGCGGCGCTGATGGCGGTGTTCGGCCTGATCCCCAAGATCGACCTGCCGTTCGGCGTGCCGATCACGCTGCAGTCGCTGGGCGTGATGCTGGCGGGCTGCCTGCTCGGACCGCGCCGCGGCTTCCTGGCGATCGCGCTGTTCCTGCTGGCCGTGGCGCTGGGGCTGCCGCTGCTGCCGGGCGGCCGCGGCGGGCTGAGCGTCTTCGTCGGACCGACCTCGGGCTTCTTGTTCGGGTGGATGTTCGGTGCATTCACCTGCGGCCTGCTGATGCGCCTGGCAATGCGCCGCATGGCGGGCGCCACCGGCCTGCCGCTGCTGGCGGCGGCTTTCCTGTCGTCGCTGGTCGGCGGGATCGTGGTGGTCTATGCCGTCGGCATCGCCGGGCTCGCGTGGATCGCCCACATGTCGCTGTCGCAGGCTGCGCTGGCCATGCTGGTTTTCATTCCCGGCGACCTGATCAAGTGCGGCGTCTGCGCGATGCTCGTGCAGACGGTGATGCGGGGCCTGCCGGGCTGGCGGCTCGATCGCGACTGA
- a CDS encoding DUF6314 family protein — MHAPASTPPTIRAPWGTPGTVFDRLTGAWTLERTIEGQATMTGMAVFTPTAQGWSRYREEGRIRLADGKEFDGHREYLFERAPGGFVVHFAESPPRLFLAIEVVRDGDALAGSATHLCTPDTYDSSYRFLADGSFVIRHTVHGPRKDYLSATVFRRHAG; from the coding sequence ATGCATGCGCCGGCTTCCACCCCTCCGACCATCCGGGCCCCGTGGGGCACGCCGGGCACCGTGTTCGACCGGCTGACAGGCGCTTGGACCCTGGAGCGCACCATCGAGGGCCAGGCCACGATGACGGGCATGGCGGTGTTCACGCCCACGGCGCAGGGTTGGTCGAGGTACCGCGAGGAAGGCCGCATCCGCCTGGCCGATGGCAAGGAGTTCGACGGCCACCGCGAGTACCTGTTCGAAAGGGCCCCTGGCGGCTTCGTCGTGCATTTCGCCGAGAGCCCCCCACGCCTGTTCCTCGCCATCGAGGTGGTACGCGACGGCGACGCGCTGGCCGGCTCGGCCACGCACCTGTGCACGCCCGACACCTACGACAGCAGCTACCGCTTTCTCGCGGACGGCAGCTTCGTCATCCGCCACACGGTGCACGGTCCGCGCAAGGACTACCTGTCGGCCACCGTCTTCAGGCGGCACGCCGGATAG
- a CDS encoding helicase SNF2, translated as MTASKLLSAISIALLAAAGAAHAETYDGVHQLTSAASRADVASQAVVAAHSANPYATGANAGPAPVIVSTANRAAVRAEAVAAAHSADPYAEGATAGVAPLVASTVDRAAVRAAARAAARGDNLPL; from the coding sequence ATGACCGCCTCGAAGCTCCTCTCCGCCATCTCCATCGCCCTGCTGGCCGCCGCCGGTGCCGCCCACGCCGAAACGTACGACGGCGTGCATCAACTGACCTCGGCCGCCAGCCGTGCCGACGTCGCCAGCCAGGCCGTGGTCGCCGCCCACAGCGCCAATCCCTACGCCACCGGTGCCAACGCCGGCCCGGCGCCCGTGATCGTGTCGACCGCCAACCGTGCTGCCGTCCGTGCCGAAGCCGTGGCCGCCGCCCACAGCGCCGACCCGTATGCCGAAGGCGCTACCGCCGGTGTCGCACCGCTGGTCGCCAGCACGGTGGACCGCGCGGCCGTGCGTGCCGCAGCCCGCGCTGCCGCCCGCGGCGACAACCTGCCGCTGTAA
- a CDS encoding DUF6891 domain-containing protein — MALTLDPEDTRGRIHDLVWSGFHPDADVEWMITDEYLDPDELSAEDRAWVKAEAARACAAKRAAEAGWPVQTEYDRLEAVFAQLRGEKIIALHRAGNTLADGHDDVREQWRAAGRLDSGIRGCCFYHSQDLDTAVRTGRLHLAFSGGMIPEIEQREANTVVVGHRIVELLRAAGFGAQWSGNINERIEADLGQWRKRGPSA, encoded by the coding sequence ATGGCCCTCACTCTCGACCCCGAAGACACGCGCGGACGCATCCACGATCTCGTGTGGAGCGGCTTTCATCCCGATGCCGACGTCGAATGGATGATCACCGACGAATACCTCGACCCGGACGAACTCTCCGCCGAGGACCGCGCCTGGGTCAAGGCCGAGGCCGCGCGCGCCTGCGCCGCCAAGCGTGCCGCCGAAGCCGGCTGGCCTGTGCAGACCGAGTACGACCGGCTCGAGGCGGTGTTCGCGCAGCTGCGCGGCGAGAAGATCATCGCGCTGCACCGCGCCGGCAATACCCTGGCCGACGGCCATGACGACGTGCGCGAACAGTGGCGCGCCGCGGGCCGCCTCGACTCGGGCATCCGCGGCTGCTGCTTCTATCACTCGCAGGACCTCGACACGGCGGTGCGCACCGGACGGCTGCACCTGGCGTTCAGCGGCGGCATGATCCCCGAGATCGAGCAGCGCGAGGCCAACACGGTGGTCGTGGGCCATCGCATCGTCGAACTGCTGCGCGCTGCCGGCTTCGGCGCGCAATGGAGCGGCAACATCAACGAGCGCATCGAGGCCGACCTCGGCCAATGGCGCAAGCGAGGCCCGTCCGCGTGA